A region from the Lycium barbarum isolate Lr01 chromosome 8, ASM1917538v2, whole genome shotgun sequence genome encodes:
- the LOC132605911 gene encoding uncharacterized protein LOC132605911: protein MEEIDSLWSYQETMDEMRQKLQYTSLELERLNMEASEEKRKNNQLIQLIKMAYQERDEARDHLQKLLNKINQSQIHVVDSPLGKAPKANSSTIESNSLSETYNYHSHNSSSPVESFLDVVSSPDLSNGINVAESNALGFVKQPLVNNNIIPVSYAVVPQEVQSVDQASLVIDSLVKGKTLPQQGKFLQAVLEAGPLLQTLLVAGPLPRWRNPPQFKPLHIPPVSIKGCEGGIVTQNTAPNSSHFVNCQPYFEMSCASSQMISPYLGYQRLVSAGANCNNFVHLDKRQRLQ, encoded by the exons atggaagaaattgaTTCTTTATGGAGTTACCAAGAG ACTATGGATGAAATGAGACAGAAGCTTCAATACACTAGTCTTGAACTTGAAAGACTGAATATGGAAGCAAGTGAAGAAAAGAGGAAGAACAATCAATTAATCCAACTCATAAAGATGGCTTATCAAGAAAGAGATGAAGCAAGAGATCACCTTCAGAAACTACTCAACAAAATTAATCAGTCTCAAATCCACGTCGTTGATAGTCCTCTTGGTAAGGCGCCAAAAGCAAATTCAAGCACGATTGAGTCGAACAGCCTTAGTGAAACATACAATTATcattcacataattcatcatcaCCGGTCGAGTCCTTTTTGGATGTTGTCTCATCCCCTGACCTTTCCAATGGCATCAACGTGGCTGAATCAAATGCATTGGGATTCGTGAAACAGCCCCTCGTGAACAATAACATTATTCCGGTTTCATATGCTGTCGTCCCTCAAGAAGTACAAAGTGTTGATCAAGCCTCATTGGTTATCGACAGTCTTGTCAAGGGAAAGACATTGCCTCAACAAGGCAAATTTCTGCAAGCTGTTCTCGAAGCGGGCCCACTTTTGCAGACACTACTTGTAGCAGGCCCGCTTCCAAGATGGCGTAATCCGCCTCAGTTTAAGCCGTTACATATTCCGCCGGTTTCAATTAAAGGTTGTGAAGGTGGCATAGTAACTCAAAATACTGCTCCAAATTCTAGCCATTTTGTGAACTGTCAACCTTATTTTGAGATGTCTTGTGCATCATCCCAAATGATATCACCTTATTTAGGATATCAGAGGTTAGTATCTGCTGGTGCAAATTGTAACAATTTTGTCCACCTAGACAAGAGACAAAGGCTGCAGTGA